In one window of Coralliovum pocilloporae DNA:
- a CDS encoding phenylacetate--CoA ligase family protein encodes MTDHYDALETRSSDERDTDLMARLPDLIRQAIEKAEGWRSRFADVDVDELTTREALARLPVLRKTDLMQAQTENAPFGGLVTSGVEGFERIFLSPGPVWEPQARGDDQWRGARALFAAGFRPGDVVHNAFSYHMTPGGFILDTAARGLGCAVFPAGVGNTEQQIDAIAALRPTGYTGTPDYLKILLDQADEAGKDASSISKALVSGGALFPSLRAEYEERGVSTSQCYATADLGVIAYESSARDGMIVNEDFIVEIVRPGTGDLCTPGEVGELVVTNFNPVYPLIRFGTGDLTAILPGESPCGRTNTRIKGWMGRADQRTKIKGMFVDPAQVDQLVKRNPGLLKARLIVSRQGEQDAVRLKAVTDGSLQSDDLVRSFQDITKLRAEVDLISADDLPNDGKVISDERDYQV; translated from the coding sequence ATGACTGATCATTATGACGCCCTTGAAACCCGGTCTTCAGACGAGCGGGATACTGATCTCATGGCGCGCTTGCCCGATCTCATCAGGCAGGCGATTGAGAAGGCAGAGGGCTGGCGCAGCAGGTTTGCGGATGTCGATGTTGACGAGTTGACAACCAGAGAAGCCCTGGCCCGGCTTCCGGTTTTGCGGAAGACAGATCTCATGCAGGCCCAGACCGAGAACGCACCATTTGGTGGTCTGGTGACATCGGGTGTTGAAGGGTTCGAGCGGATTTTCCTGTCCCCGGGACCTGTCTGGGAGCCTCAGGCACGGGGAGACGATCAGTGGCGCGGTGCACGGGCACTTTTTGCTGCGGGCTTTCGTCCGGGCGATGTGGTCCACAACGCCTTTTCTTATCATATGACCCCTGGCGGTTTTATTCTTGATACCGCAGCACGAGGCCTTGGCTGTGCTGTTTTCCCGGCAGGTGTCGGCAATACAGAACAACAGATTGATGCCATCGCTGCCTTACGGCCAACCGGGTATACGGGAACACCGGACTATCTGAAGATCCTTCTTGATCAGGCCGATGAGGCCGGAAAGGATGCATCGTCCATCTCAAAGGCTCTCGTATCAGGCGGCGCATTATTCCCGTCTCTCCGGGCTGAATATGAAGAGCGTGGCGTCTCCACGTCACAATGCTATGCCACCGCTGACCTGGGCGTTATCGCTTATGAGAGTAGCGCGCGCGACGGCATGATCGTCAATGAAGATTTTATTGTGGAAATTGTCCGGCCCGGAACCGGCGATCTGTGTACACCGGGAGAGGTCGGCGAACTGGTCGTGACCAACTTCAATCCGGTCTACCCGTTGATTCGGTTCGGGACTGGTGACCTGACCGCGATCCTGCCCGGTGAAAGTCCGTGTGGCCGGACCAATACCCGGATCAAGGGCTGGATGGGGCGCGCTGACCAGCGGACCAAGATCAAGGGTATGTTTGTCGATCCGGCACAGGTCGATCAACTGGTTAAGCGTAATCCCGGTCTCCTGAAAGCACGGCTTATCGTCTCGCGGCAGGGTGAACAGGATGCGGTGAGGCTCAAGGCTGTGACGGACGGATCGCTTCAGTCTGACGATCTGGTTCGATCTTTCCAGGACATCACCAAGCTGCGAGCAGAGGTCGATCTGATCTCTGCCGATGACCTGCCCAATGATGGCAAGGTCATCTCGGACGAGCGTGACTATCAGGTGTGA